CGGACCGGCGGCCAACGAGTCCACGCTGTCCGCTGTCACGTACGCCGCGGCGGCCGCGCTCCTGATCCTTCCGACGATCACCATCGCCGCACCGATCGTGAAGGCGATCGTCGACGCAGTCAGCTAGCCGCCGGACGGTATCGCACCAGTACGCCGCCTGCACCCCACGGACGCGCCTCGATCAGCTCCAGGCCCACCGGCGAGCCGCCGGACGGGAACGCGCTCCTGCCCACCCCCAGCAGCACCGGGCAGATCCGCAGCTGCACCTCGTCGACCAGCCCGGCCCGCAGCAACGACTGAAACAGCGTGATGCTGCCCCACAGGATGATGTCCTTGCCGGTCTGCTCAGCCTTCAGCGCCCGCACCGCGTCCAGGTCCCGGACCACCAGACCAGGCTCGTACCGACCCCACGGCGCGCTCTGCAGCGTCGTCGACACGACGACCAGCCGCAGCGCGTTGAGCCTCTCGGCGATCGGCTCGTCGGCCGACGCCTCGGTCGGCCAGAACCCCGCGAACAACCGGTACGTCTCGGCGCCCAGCAGCATCGTGTCGACACTCTCGAGCAGTTCGAGGTTGTCGTAGTCCGGATGCGAGCCGATCGCGTCGAAGAACTCCAGTCCGCCGTCCGGCCCCGCGGCGTACCCGTCGAGCGTCACGTACTCCTGGAAGATCAGCCGCCTCATCCAGCGAGGCTACCCGAAATGCTTCCCCTCACCCCGTGCTACAGCCAGGAGCACCAGCCCCGACAGAACCAGCAGAACAACCATCGTCACAACGAATGTCAGCACTTCTCTCCCCGGATCCCCACACCCAACACAGTGCCTGACGTTCTCAGCGCACCAGAAGTTCCCCGAACGCCTTGGCGATCTCGTCGACCTGCCACTCCAGCGACGCCGGCGTCATCACCAGCTCGATCCACGACCACCCGGGTACGTCGGCCGGCTGCCACGGACCGCACAGCGACTCGTGCGTCCGCTCCATCCGCTCGACCGCGGCCTGCTCGATCGACTCTGCGGCACGCGGCGCGTAGACCCGGAACGAGTTGGTGTGCGGCGGCTCCGGGAAGACGCGGAAGCCTTCGCTCTGCAAGGCCCTTGCGACCTCGACGGCCCGCTGGTGCAGGTCGCCCATCAACGGCAGTACCGTCCGGAGTCCGTTGCGCGCGGACACGGCGTACGGGAAGAGCGAGTACAGGTTGCCGCCGAGGCGCCGCTGCCACCGCCGTACCTCTGCGATCACGTCCTCGGGCCCGGCGAGCGCTGCACCGCTGATGCCGCCCAGCACCTTGTAGAACGACACGTACACCGTCGACGCCAGCGCTGCGATCTCAGCCAGGCTGTGCTCCAGGTACGGCGTGCTTTCCCACAGCCGCGCGCCGTCCAGGTGCAGCGGTACGCCGCGCTCCGCACAGGACTCGGAGAACACGACCAGCTCGTCCCAGGTCGGCAGCACGAACCCCGCATCGCGCAGCGGCAGCTCCAACGTCACCGCAGCCAGCTTGCCCGGGATCGCGGCCAACTCGTCCGGCCGCGGCTGACGCGGTTCTGACGTCAGCCGCTCGATGCGCAGGTGGTGCACCTCTTCCAGCGGGTTCAGCTCGTGCACCAGTAGATGCGCGAGCCCGTGGACCGCTACCCGGCTCGTGCCCGCGCGGTCGGCGTACACCCGCAGCACGCCCTGCTGGGCCAGGATGCCGGTCGGCAGGAACACCGCGGCCGGCTTGCCCAGCAGCTCGGCCACTTCCTGCTCCAGCGCGGCTACCTCACCACCGTTGCCGTAGACATCGACCAGATCGTCGGTTGCGACCTCTGCAAGGTGACGCAGCCGCTCCGCGGCGGTCACCCGCCGCTGGGTCAGCCAGCGCTCACAGTTGTCCGCCGCGTTCTTCCGCCGCTCTCGCAGGTCCTCGGAGGTAGTAGCCACTGCTCCATCCTCTCGCGTCCCGCAACGGGGTTAGATCTTGGCCGTCACCACATGCTTTCCCTGCACGGTCCTGATCTCCACCGAACGCACCTGGTCGGGCGGAACCAGCACACCGCCGCCGAACGCACTCCCGCTCTTCGCTGCCTTCTCCGACACCAGCCAACTGCCCGCTACCCAGCTCGCGCCGGACTTGTCGGTGATGACCATCTCGCACTGGTCACCGGCCTTCAGACCGCTCACGTTCACCCTCACCCAGGTCCAGCCGGCCCGTGGCTCAACCGTGGCGTCCATGCTGGCACCAGTGGTCGCGTCCGTCGTCGTGACCTGCCTGGAGCCTGCGACCGGCTGATCGGCGTCCGGTGCAGTAGACCGGCCGAGTACGACGCCTCCGCCGAGCGCTCCAGCCACCACGACAACCGCAGCCGCGATCATCAACCAACGCGAGCGCCGCTTGGGCTTGGCCTGGGGCTCCTCTACGTGGGGCTCCCGGACCTCCCGCAGCGTGCGCTGCAGCAACAGGTCACCGCCCTCGGGCGGTCCCTCCAGGAACGCCTCCGGTGGCACCTCTCCCAGGAAGTCCTTCATCTCGATCAGCTCAGCAAGCTCCTCGCGGCACTCCGCACAGGTCGCCAGGTGCTCGTCGACAGCCCCTGCCTCCGCCGGCTCCAGAGCGCCCAGGGCGTAGGCGCCCAGCTGCGTACGATCGTGCTCACTCATAGGACACCTCCGCTGAACTCCCTGCCATCACCGCGCGCAGAGCTCGGAGGGCGTAGTACGAACGCGATTTCACGGTACCGGGTGGAACACCCAGCTCTTTGGCAGCCTCCGCGACCGACCGGCCGCGGTAGTACAGCTGCACGAGTACTTCACGGTGCTCGGGCGACACCTTGTCCAGCGCGTCCATCACCACCATGGTGTTCACCACGGACTCGGAGTGGTCCCCGGTGACCGGTGGCCTGTCCACCACGTCCGCCACCTCGGTCGGGCGGACTGCACGAGCACGTGCCCGGTCAGTGACCAGGTTGCGCGCCACCGTCAGCAGCCAGCCCCGCACCGACCCTCTGCCGCTCGTCAGGTCGTCCGCATGCTTCCAGGCCCGCAGAAGGGTCTCCTGTACGACGTCCTCCGCTGCGGCCCGGTCTCCGGTGAGACGGGTCGCGTACGCGAGCAGGCTGCGGCCGTGCTCGGCGTACAGCGCTCGGATCAGGGACTCGGCGTCGTGCGGCCCTGGGTTGTCAGCCACCGACCGCACGATACCGGGATCAGCGGGCGCCCACACCACGGCGGCACCAACCAGATCAGTAACCGTCACCATTGCCGGAACCAGCCGGCTTGGCGGTGATCTTCTGACCGTCCGCACCGACGACCCACCAGACACCGCCGACCGCCTGGCCTTTGGCCTCGCCGGCCGCGCTGTCGCTGGCGAACAGGTACAGCGGCAGCCCCTTGATGGCCAGCTGCTTGCTGCCGTCCGCGCGGGTGACGGTGCTGACCAAGGACGCGTCGATGCCCTCCAGTTGCGGCGTACCGTCACCGGCCGGCACCACCGGCCACTTGGCGAGGCAGTCGCCCGAGCAGTTCGACGTACCGGAGGTGTCCTTGTCGAACACGTACACGGTCCGTCCGTTGCCGTCGACAACGATGTTGCCGAAGTCGCCGACCGTCGCGGTCGCCAGTTTCACGGCGGCAGCGCCCGACGAACTGCTCGCCGAACTGCTCGCCGAAGGCGCCGAGGCCGCCGGCGAGTCGTCACTGCCGCACGCAGTCAGCCCGGACACCCCGAGCACACCAACGGCCAACCCACTCATCACACGCTTCGTCAAAGACTTCATCACAGGCTCCTCGGTCGGGTCGGAACGTCACCCGCCACACGTGCCGATTCGCCGATCGGTTCAAAGACGAGGGATATCGTCGTTCGCATGAGCCAAGAGATTCCCGCAGCGATCCAGCGCGCGCTCGACGCGATCGACGCCCTGGACAACGACGCGTTCGTGGCGGCGTTCGCCGCGGACGGCTACGTGAACGACTGGGGCCGCGAGTTCCGCGGCCACGACCGGATCCGCTCCTGGAGCGACAACGAGCTGATCGGCAAACGCGTCACCTTCACCGGCACCCAGGTCACCACCCCAGGCAACCCCCTGACGATCCTCACCCAGGTAGGCGGCGACGGCTTCAACGGCCCGTCCCACTTCACCTTCGAAACCATCAACGACGAACTCGCCTCGATGACCATCACGGCCTGATCGGCCGCTCGACAGCTCCGAGCCCGACAGGTCCTAGACCGGTTCGGGTTCGCGGATGCGTTGAGAGATGACGGCGGAGACGCCGTCGCCGCGCATGGTGACGCCGTAGAGCGCGTCGGCGACCTCCATGGTGCGCTTCTGGTGGGTGATGACCAGGAGCTGGCTGTTCTCGCGGAGTTCCTCGTAGATCTCCAGGAGGCGGCCGAGGTTGGTGTCGTCCAGCGCGGCCTCGACCTCGTCGAGGATGTAGAACGGCGACGGGCGGGCCTTGAACAGCGCGACCAGGAACGCGACCGCGACCAGCGAACGCTCGCCACCGGACAGCAGCGACAGCCGCTTGACCTTCTTGCCCGGCGGGCGGGCCTCGACGTCGATGCCGGTCGCGAGCATGTCGTCGGGGTCGGTCAGCACGAGCCGGCCCTCGCCACCCGGGAACAGCCGGCTGAAGACGTGCTCGAACGCGATCTCGACGTCGCGGTACGCCTGGGTGAAGACCTGCTCGACCCGGTCGTCGACCTCCTTGACGATGTCCATCAGGTCACGCCGGGACTTCCGCAGGTCTTCCAGCTGTTCGGAGAGGAACTTGTGCCGCTCCTCCATCGCCTCGAACTCCTCGAGCGCGAGCGGGTTGATCTTGCCGAGCTGGTTCAGCGCACGCTCGGCCTGCTTGAGCCGCTTCTCGACCTTGGTCCGGTTGAACGGCTCGGCCTCGAGCTCCAAGGTGTCGTCCTGTGAAGGCACCGGCGGCACCAGCTTGTCCGGTCCGTACTCCGTGACGAGTGCGTCAACCTCGATACCGAGCTCGCCGAGCGCCTTCTCGTACAGCTGCTCCAGGCGCATCTTCTGCTCGGCCCGGGCCAGCGCGTCCCGGTGCACGGTGTTCGTGAGCTGCTCCAGGTCGGAGCTGAGGTTCCGCGTCGCCGACCGTGCCTGCGCAAGCGCCTGCTCCCGGTCGGCCCGCTGCGCCTGAATCGCCGCCCGCTCGGACGCCGCCAGCTGCAGCGACGACTCCAGCCGCGCCAACACGTGACCAGCAGCCAGGTGTACGGCGTTCGCCGCCTCGGCCTGCCGCGCCCGGCGTGCCGCCCGCGCGATCGACCGTGCCCGCGCCTCGCGCTCCTGCCGGGCCGCGCGCTCCAGCGAGTCCGCGCGACCGGACAGCGCCCGGGCCCGCTCCTCGGTGGTCCGCAGCGCCAGCCGCGCCTCCATCTCGGCCGCACGCCCGGCCTTGGCCTCCTCGGCCAGCCGGTCGCGCTGCGACGTGTCGGGCTCGTCGCCGTCCTCGTCGAACATTTCGGCGTCCGTCAGCCGCTCTTCGAGCTCGGCCAGACCGGACAGGTTCCGATCGCGCTCCTCCTCGGCGGCCGCGATCGCCTCGGCCATCCGCTCCGCCTCGCCGCGGGACGCCTTCGCCAGCGACCCGAAGTGCCCCAGCTGCTCGGCCACCGCAGCCATCGACGCGTCCGACTCGTGCAGCCGGGCCAGCGTGATCTCGACGGACTCCTTCTGGCGGCTCCGCTCGTCCTCCAGGCCCTGCAGCTCGAACCGCAGCCGCTCGCTCCGCGCCGTCGCCTCGGTCAGCTTCTCCGACGCCTCGTCGACCGCGGACTGCACCTCGATGAGGCTGGGTGCCGCATCCGACCCGCCGTACGCGAAATGCGCCCCGAGTACGTCGCCGACACGCGTCGTACACGTGACGTCGGGCAGGTTCCGTAGCAGGGACCGTGCCGCGTCCACGTCGTCGACCACCGCGACCTTGCGCAGCAGCCGCCGCAGGGCGGGCCGCAGGGTCTCCGGGCATTCCACGACGTCGACGGCGTACGACGCTCCGTACGGCAGCGCGGGCCACATCGCATAGTCGTCGGCCGGGGCGTCGCCGAGAAGCATCCCGGCGCGGCCGAGGTCGTGCTCCTTGAGGTGGCCGACGGCGTGCAGCGCAGCGTCGGTGTGGGTGACGGCAACCGCGTCCGCAGCCTCACCGAGCGCTGCGGCGATCGCGGTCTCGTACCCGGACCGGACGCTCAGCAGAGCGGCGACCGAGCCCATCAGCCCGTTGACCTGCTCCGAGGCGGCCAGCAGCGCGCCGGCCCCGTCCTTACGGTTCAGACCGAGCTCGAGGGCTTCCTTGCGGGCGGCGAGACCGGTGCGCTCACGCTCGGCGTCGCGCTCCTCGGCCCGCAGCTTCGCCAGCCGCTCGTCCATCTCGTCGAGCACTGCCTGGGCAGCCTCGTACTGGTCGTCGAGGCCCTTTTCGCCCGCATCCAGCCCGGCGACCTGGGTCTCCAGCGCGGTGAAGTCGTGCTGCGCCTTCGCGGCGCGCTGCTCGGCCTCGCTCCGGTTGCTGGCGAGCCGGCCGATCTCGGACTCGGCGGCGGCCGCGCGGCTCTTCAGCGCGTTCACCTGGCCGGTCAGCCGGGCGAGTCCTTCGCGGCGGTCCGCCGCGGCCCGGATCAGCGCCGAGATCCGGCGCTCCTCCTCGGACTCCTGGGCTTCCAGTTGCTGGCGGCGCTCGACGGACTCGGCGAGCAGCTCGGAATGCGCCTC
This Kribbella sp. NBC_00482 DNA region includes the following protein-coding sequences:
- a CDS encoding dihydrofolate reductase family protein, whose protein sequence is MRRLIFQEYVTLDGYAAGPDGGLEFFDAIGSHPDYDNLELLESVDTMLLGAETYRLFAGFWPTEASADEPIAERLNALRLVVVSTTLQSAPWGRYEPGLVVRDLDAVRALKAEQTGKDIILWGSITLFQSLLRAGLVDEVQLRICPVLLGVGRSAFPSGGSPVGLELIEARPWGAGGVLVRYRPAAS
- a CDS encoding threonine aldolase family protein yields the protein MATTSEDLRERRKNAADNCERWLTQRRVTAAERLRHLAEVATDDLVDVYGNGGEVAALEQEVAELLGKPAAVFLPTGILAQQGVLRVYADRAGTSRVAVHGLAHLLVHELNPLEEVHHLRIERLTSEPRQPRPDELAAIPGKLAAVTLELPLRDAGFVLPTWDELVVFSESCAERGVPLHLDGARLWESTPYLEHSLAEIAALASTVYVSFYKVLGGISGAALAGPEDVIAEVRRWQRRLGGNLYSLFPYAVSARNGLRTVLPLMGDLHQRAVEVARALQSEGFRVFPEPPHTNSFRVYAPRAAESIEQAAVERMERTHESLCGPWQPADVPGWSWIELVMTPASLEWQVDEIAKAFGELLVR
- a CDS encoding anti-sigma factor family protein; translated protein: MSEHDRTQLGAYALGALEPAEAGAVDEHLATCAECREELAELIEMKDFLGEVPPEAFLEGPPEGGDLLLQRTLREVREPHVEEPQAKPKRRSRWLMIAAAVVVVAGALGGGVVLGRSTAPDADQPVAGSRQVTTTDATTGASMDATVEPRAGWTWVRVNVSGLKAGDQCEMVITDKSGASWVAGSWLVSEKAAKSGSAFGGGVLVPPDQVRSVEIRTVQGKHVVTAKI
- a CDS encoding sigma-70 family RNA polymerase sigma factor, which produces MADNPGPHDAESLIRALYAEHGRSLLAYATRLTGDRAAAEDVVQETLLRAWKHADDLTSGRGSVRGWLLTVARNLVTDRARARAVRPTEVADVVDRPPVTGDHSESVVNTMVVMDALDKVSPEHREVLVQLYYRGRSVAEAAKELGVPPGTVKSRSYYALRALRAVMAGSSAEVSYE
- a CDS encoding COG4315 family predicted lipoprotein; protein product: MKSLTKRVMSGLAVGVLGVSGLTACGSDDSPAASAPSASSSASSSSGAAAVKLATATVGDFGNIVVDGNGRTVYVFDKDTSGTSNCSGDCLAKWPVVPAGDGTPQLEGIDASLVSTVTRADGSKQLAIKGLPLYLFASDSAAGEAKGQAVGGVWWVVGADGQKITAKPAGSGNGDGY
- a CDS encoding nuclear transport factor 2 family protein, encoding MSQEIPAAIQRALDAIDALDNDAFVAAFAADGYVNDWGREFRGHDRIRSWSDNELIGKRVTFTGTQVTTPGNPLTILTQVGGDGFNGPSHFTFETINDELASMTITA
- the smc gene encoding chromosome segregation protein SMC, producing the protein MYLKSMTLRGFKSFASATTMNFEPGITCIVGPNGSGKSNVVDALAWVMGEQGAKSLRGGKMEDVIFAGTSGRAPLGRAEVVLTIDNTDGALPIEYAEVTISRTMFRNGGSDYQINGQNCRLLDVQELLSDSGIGREMHVIVGQGQLDSILRATPEGRRGFVEEAAGVLKHRKRKEKAIRKLEATEGNLHRLGDLIQEIRRQLKPLGRQAEVARRAVTIQAEVRDGRARLLADDIVQAQSALEAELRDEAALTQRRTETEAKLHEARELEAELEEALREDAPALQAAQDTWYQLSGFGEKIKGTARIAADRIRSLNDEAEDGPRSGRDPEELELEAARVRETEAQIEAEVEAHSELLAESVERRQQLEAQESEEERRISALIRAAADRREGLARLTGQVNALKSRAAAAESEIGRLASNRSEAEQRAAKAQHDFTALETQVAGLDAGEKGLDDQYEAAQAVLDEMDERLAKLRAEERDAERERTGLAARKEALELGLNRKDGAGALLAASEQVNGLMGSVAALLSVRSGYETAIAAALGEAADAVAVTHTDAALHAVGHLKEHDLGRAGMLLGDAPADDYAMWPALPYGASYAVDVVECPETLRPALRRLLRKVAVVDDVDAARSLLRNLPDVTCTTRVGDVLGAHFAYGGSDAAPSLIEVQSAVDEASEKLTEATARSERLRFELQGLEDERSRQKESVEITLARLHESDASMAAVAEQLGHFGSLAKASRGEAERMAEAIAAAEEERDRNLSGLAELEERLTDAEMFDEDGDEPDTSQRDRLAEEAKAGRAAEMEARLALRTTEERARALSGRADSLERAARQEREARARSIARAARRARQAEAANAVHLAAGHVLARLESSLQLAASERAAIQAQRADREQALAQARSATRNLSSDLEQLTNTVHRDALARAEQKMRLEQLYEKALGELGIEVDALVTEYGPDKLVPPVPSQDDTLELEAEPFNRTKVEKRLKQAERALNQLGKINPLALEEFEAMEERHKFLSEQLEDLRKSRRDLMDIVKEVDDRVEQVFTQAYRDVEIAFEHVFSRLFPGGEGRLVLTDPDDMLATGIDVEARPPGKKVKRLSLLSGGERSLVAVAFLVALFKARPSPFYILDEVEAALDDTNLGRLLEIYEELRENSQLLVITHQKRTMEVADALYGVTMRGDGVSAVISQRIREPEPV